A window of Misgurnus anguillicaudatus chromosome 3, ASM2758022v2, whole genome shotgun sequence genomic DNA:
TGCATGTTCTCCCGATAACTGGGATTATAAAGAACGTCCTTGACAGTTTCTAAGAAGGAATCCTTATCCACTGTGGCAAAGTCTACGGTCTTGGCTACACCCTTCACTCTCATCTTTGAAAGATTATTAGGCTGGTCAAAGATGAGTCCAAAACCAATGATTGGTACCCCATGGTAGATAGCTTCTTGGATTCCATTGGTTCCACCATGAGCCACAAAGACTCTGGTTTTAGGATGACCCAGAAGATCATTCTGAGGCATCCAGTCCATTATTAAAGTGTTGTTTCCCAGTGCAGATGGTTTTCTTCCTTTGTACCTCCAGATGATCTTCTGTGGAAGTTCAGCAAAAGCTTCAGCAATGGCCTCTGCCACATCATCAGGAAGTTGACCAATGAGAGTGCCCAGAGACATGACGATGACACCATGATCACCAGAGCTCTGCACAAAGTCCTCGAGATCTTGAGGAAGAGGCTTTGAAGGCTTACACTGAAAACCACCCATGTAGACGATGTTTGGCATAGTAGGCCGTGgaaattcaaaaataaaatcaacccTGTGGAGCCACAAATCAGCACCTTGAATTAAGGTAAAGTAGGATGTTCCTGGGCCAATAAAGCGTTCGcttattttgttataatatgGAGCGATCATAAGAGCGACCTGTGTTTCACTGATGGTGTacatcaaaatatttttcactCTTTCAAAGAAACTCATGCGGTCTGATAACTCAATAATTGGTGAAGGTACATAAGAAAGTGGTGAAGGGGCTATTGCAAAGTGACCCTCACTGTACACCGCCCAACGGACATTGTAGACAATGGGCAATTTAAGGTAATGACCCAATATTACACCTCCAAACATGGCTGGATCTGTAAGCATCAAATCATATTTGCTCTCTTTTAGGGACTGCATTAGCTGCTGGTCTTCAAGCATGTTAACTATTAGATCACATTCTGCTTTATTCATCTCTAGGAAACCTTGCCACAACCCTATCTCCAATTTCAAGCGAGCCCAAGTGGAGCCGTCCCTCAAAATGTTTAGCATATTTGATGTAAACCCCTGTAGGAATTCTTCATCAAATCCTCCTGCATTATTCAGAGTGATGGATGTGTAGAGAGGTGAAGATTCTTTGATGTACCAGCTGTCTGACATCCGGATGACTGTGATATTGTGACCTTTGGAGTGAAGAGCCTCAATCAAGATTTTCATGTTGACCCAATGACTGCCGTCCACAGGAAAGACAAGAACATTGCCGCTGTGAACAACCGGGAGAGTCATCACCAGGAGGGTTAAGAAAACTGGACCAAACATCAGATAAACCTGTCCATTCATTGTACCTGTAACAAAGCAAGAGATCAGAAATTACATACTGATATAGTTTTCGTTTAGCATGTCATGTTGACAGAACTAATTGTCATTTtactgtaactttacaacagaaAAACAGATTACCTTTACAGTTCTTGATCAGAACTTTGAATAAAACAGTCAACTAATTCTCAGTCTGTCTAATTTCACTTCAAATTATAACATGTGTAgacaaatattaaacattattctTGTTCAGAATTGTCTGAACCTGGAGGTAATTATGTAAGTGACAGCAAAATGTActcataaaataatattttaaatattaaaattttatgAAAGTATGAAAACACTGGAGCATTTCAAGATTCATTTTTTAATGCGATACAGTTGAACTCTGCATAACTCAATTATAAATTTTAATGTATGcatataatattgtttttagaaaaaaatatttgcttcAAAATCTCATCTTTTCTGTTGTAAACATTATCAAATTACTGAACTGATCTTAATGTTGTACTGTACACACTATTTGACAGGCAGATTTAACTCCACGCTATGTCACTTTGCAGTGCGTTCTACCATTTgctaaaagaaataaaaacaatcaacTGCTGATTTTtaaatctgtaaaaaatattaagggctaataatttttttaatctatgtAAAATACACATTCTTACCTGTGAATATTTAGCATGCAATATCATTACCGGCTAAACTTTACACAGCTTCAGGTGCAAGCACAGGTTTAACTCTTATGCATTCAGGCACATTCATATAAGAGGGAAAGTTCATTCAACAATCTTTAAAGGGACAAAGAGCATCAACCTCGAGAAATTTAGTTAATAAACTACAACTCAAAATTACATCACTGTGATATAAAATAAGAATTCTATTTATTTATGGGTTTTGGGTTaatcacaatttaataaaaaatatctgcttttaaaatagggaaaacatttcTGTCAACAGGCAAGAAATGTGCATATGAAAAAGATTAGcccagatagcatgcaaccattgaaacaatgctaaaaattgttgatttgtcaatgttaatcAATATCAGGTTTGTACCCTCCATCAACATTGAAAAAATGTTGAAACCCCAACAAACCACCACTATCGTGATCAGTGCCTGCTTTAGTTGGGCTGTTGACTCCTGAGATTCATTAAGTTAAatctttcttttcatttttagtgtttgtatgtgttgATGTAGAAACGCAAGTGCattggaaagaaagaaagtgttTCAAAGTTAAGTTAAAACTGATTGCTTTTTTTGAAGTTTTGAAGATAGATGATTATGTTGATCCGGTTTTGACCATTATAATTCTTCTGGTTTGTAAATCCACTGTGACaagataaacagaaaaaaaatgctgacACATTTAGACATCATTACTCAtcctacaaatctcaacaatggtgacaatcatcaaacaaattcaGATAAAACCATCaactgcaatgcattctgggagtcATAAATTAGTTTAGTACTGCGAGGATACCCaacatgcattgcagcatgaagctttcttTTGTTGATCGTCACCATTGATGAGATTATTGACCGATTCATGATGTCAGAGATAGATGCAATAGTTTAACcttctaaatgtgtttttaaaattcTCAAAATAACAGACCTGACGCTGCTTCAAACTAGTACTGTAAATCCACTTCTTTcacatttttaacagtatttcaTTAATATTATTCAGGTATATCTACAAGAATTAAACTACTTATTTGTTGTCTTTGCAATagcagatgtattttaaaacactgcttcaacagccaaagaaaacttaacattaaaacacaataGTCAAGAGgacaactaaagcaaacactgatcgcaataattgtgatttgtttaaatttcaatattttttcaatattaacggagggtgcaaacctgatattgattcaatggtATTACCATTGACAAATCAACAACCTTCAACACTGCTTCAATAGTTGCATGCCATCTGGGTAGTGCTACTCTGCCACAATGATGTCATATAATACCCATAAATAGTCGAGTtataattaattacattatatttTGGGTCAAGGGTTCATCCAAAAATTACCTTTCATGTATGAATTGCAATGGATCACAAAAGCAAATAAATTGCAGAGTGCACTTTTTTATTCAATAAATCACAATATGTGGTTtaccaaaaaaaataaatatgcaagaGGTCATGTTGTGTAAGAACAATGAATATCTCACTATTGAATTAGAATGATATGAAGTACAAATAAACATTGACTTTGACAATAATGCTGAGtagaaaaaaaatcaccaaaGACCAAGTGAGTAAACAATGCAACGTAATACGTATCAAAGatgatttaataaaacaaagtaaaacacAAATTGaacatttgttaaataaaaaaaatctttctagtttgtttttttcttctacATATTCTGCAGCATAAATATCTGATAAGCACATATGTGGTCAGCATTATGAGTGACACAGCAGACAGCAGGAACAACATGACATCAACAGAGTGATACGAGTACCAGGGCATTTTGTACGACTCTGTGCGTAAATGAGCGGCACCTTTGTGCCTCATGACAAACTCAATCCAGAAGATGGCGCTGTCCAGAGGCTTCACTGGAACGTCTCTGTGAAGTCTTGAGAGTCTCTGCATGTTCTCCCGATAACTGGGATTATAAAGAACCTCCTTGACAGTTTCTAGAAAGGAGTCCTTATCCACTGTGGCAAAGTCTACGGTCTTGGCTACACCCTTCACTCTCATCTTTGAAAGATTATCAGGCTGGTCTAAGATGAGTCCAAATCCAATGATTGGTACCCCATGGTAGATGGCTTCTTGGACTCCATTGGTTCCACCATGAGCCACAAAGACTCTGGTTTTAGGATGACCCAGAAGATCATTCTGAGGTATCCAGTCCATTATTAAGGTGTTGTTTCCCAGTGCAGATGGTCTCCTTCCTTTGTACCTCCAGATGATCTTCTGTGGAAGTTCAGCAAAAGCTTCAGCAATGGCCTCTGCCACATCATCAGGAAGTTGACCAATGAGAGTGCCCAGAGACATGACGATGACACCGTGATCACCAGAGCTCTGCACAAAGTCCTCGAGATCTTGTGGAAGAGGCTTTGATGGCTTACACTGAAAGCCACCCATGTAGACAATGTTTGGCATAGTGGGCCGTGgatattcaaaaataaaatcaacccTGTGGAGCCACAGATCAGCACCCTGAATTAAGGAAAAATAGGATGTTCCTGGGCCAATGAAGCGTTCGCTTACTTCGTTATAATATGGAGTGAACATGAAAGCGACAAGTGATTCAGTGATGATGTACATCAAAATATTCTTCACTCTTTCAGAAAAACTCATGCGGTCTGATAACTCAATCATTGGCAAAGGTACATAAGAAAGTGGTGAAGGGGCTATTGCAAAGTGACCCTCATTGTACACTGTCCAACGGACATTGTAGACAATGGGCAGTTTAAGATAATGACCCAATATTACACCTCCAAACATGGCCGGATCTGTAAGCATCAAATCATATTTGCTCTCTTTTAGGGAATAAATTAGCTGCTGGTCTTCAAGCATGTTACTTATTAGATCATATTCGCCTTTAATCATCTCTAGAAAACCTTGCCACGTTTCTATCTCCAGTTTCAGGCGAGCCCAAGTGGAGCCATCCCTCAATATGTTTAGCATTCTTGATGCAAACACCTGGAAGAATTCTTCATCAAGTCCTCCTGCAGTCTTCACAGTGATGGATGTGTAGAGAGGTGAAGATTCTTTGATGTACCAGCTGTCTGACATCCGGATGACTGTGATATTGTGACCTTTGGTGTGAAGAGCCTCAATCAGGATTTTCATGTTGACCCAATGACTGCCGTCCACAGGATAGACAAGGACATTCCCGCTTTGAACAACCGGGACAGTCATCACCAGGAGGGTTAAGAAAACTGGACCAAACATCAGATAAACCTGTCCGTTCATTGTACCTGTAACAAAGCAAGAGATCAGAACTTATTTACTAATCGGCGGCTGCTGACTTTTCTTCCGAGGGgtgcgaattcaaaatatgtgttcagagtgtcgttcagcatgtcaaaatatgtgtttgttgcgtcatttAAAAAATACGCACACatgtcgaaagggtttatgataaaagaaacgctcACGTTTagaaatactcgcaagacactcacttaacactaatctctgattacacatgagattaagcaatatctggcaaacgtaaacgtctcttttatcataaacccctttgaCGTAGGTGTAGCGGgcgcttattttgacaagacgtgatgcacataagtttacatgatgtgtcgaacacatattttgaaaagacgagcaacacacatgatgggctaaataCATCATGTGATGAGCTCCGCattagtgatgggtcgttcgcgaacgagccggctctaagagctgattctttgtagcgaacgagcagagccgaatcttcagacgcaggcAGGGGTGGGACCGTAAGAGCCagctcttctaagggagccaagccagaagagccgaatctatgaaaagagccagactgccatcactaaaatgtagagccggagcttgagccgaaagagccgaatctatggaaagagccggactgcccatcactactCCGCATTTGTGCAACCTCGAAAAAGACATTGCTGGCCGCCACTGGTACTGATATAGTTTTTAGTTAGCATGTGATGTCTTCAGTAGGCTACATTATTAACAGAACTAACTgtaattttactttaactttacTATAAACAAAAGATGAGATCAGAAACAGTTTATCTTCTACAGTTCTTGATCAAAACTCTGTATAAAACGAATTCTCAGTCTGTCCACTTTCACCTTGAATTTTAACATGTGTAGACAAATATTAAACATCATGCTTGTTTAAAATTCTCTGAACCTGGAGGAAATTATGTAAGTGATTATCAATCAACAACAAAAGGTACTGGGTAAACCATGAAAACAGGTCAACTATTTTACAATTTTATGAAAGTATGAAGACATTGGAgtgtttcaaaataaatttttaatgcAATATAGTTTCCTGTTTTCCTGTCTAGCTCAGTGGTAGGGCATTGCTtttgcagtgcaaaaggtcataggtttgaacccagggagcACAagtaaatgtatagcttgtaagtcgctttggataaaagcgtctgccaaatgcataaataaaaataaataaataatcaaaataaataaataactatgcATAActcaattattaattttaatgcaattttgttgtgtaattttaacaatattgttttagaaaaaaattacttcaaaatCTCATCTTGTCTGTCGTAAACATTATCAAATTACTGAACTGATCTTAATGTTGTACTGTACAGACCATTTGACAGGCAGATATAACTCTATGTCACGTTGCAGTTGGTTCTAACATTTgctaaaagaaataaaaacaatccACTGCTGATTTTTAAATCTGTAAAACAATATTAAGGgataattattatttgaacctatttaaaatacacattCTTACCTGTGAATATTTAGCATGCAATATCATTACCGGCTTAACTTTACACAGCTACAGGTGCAAGCAGCTCTTTTCAGGCACTTTCATATAAGAGGAAAAGTTTATTCAACAATCTTTATAGGGACAAAGAGCATCAACCTCGAGAAATTTAGTTAATAAACTACAACTCAACATTACATCACTGTGATATAAAATTAGAAgtctttttatttttgagttttGGTTTaatcacaatttaataaaaaaatatccgcttctaaaatagggaaaacatttcTGTCAACAGGCAAGAAAAGTGCGTATGAAAAAGATTAGTGAGACTCTTCCACAATTATGTCGCCCATAAAGAGGCGAGTtataattaattacattatatttTGGGCCAAAGGTTCATCCAAAAATTACCTTTCATGTATGAATTGTATTGGATCACAAAAGCAAATAAATTGCAGAGTGCACTTTTTTATTCAATAAATCACAATATgtggtttacaaaaaaattgtttaaatatgCAAGAGGTTATATGTTGTGTAAGAACAATGAATACCTCACTATTGAATTAGAATGATATGAAGTACAAATAAATATTGACTTTGACAATAATGCTGAGTAGAAAAAAATCACCAAAGACCAAGTGAGCAAACAATGCAACGCAATACCCATCAAAGatgatttaataaaacaaagtaaaacacAAATTGaacatttgttaaataaaaaaaatctttctagtttgtttttgtttttctcttacATATTCTGCAGCATAAATATCTGATAAGCACATATGTGGTCAACATTATGAGCGTCACAGCAGACAGCAGGAACAACATGACATCAACAGAGTGATACGAGTACCAGGGCATTTTATACGAGTCTGTGCGTAAATGAGCGGCACCTTTGTGCCTCATGACAAACTCAATCCAGAAGATGGCGCTGTCCAGAGGCTTTACTGGAACGTCTCTGTGAAGTCTTGAGAGTCTCTGCATGTTCTCCCGATAACTGGGATTATAAAGAACCTCCTTGACAGTTTCTAGAAAGGAGTCCTTATCCACTGTGGCAAAGTCTATGGTCTTGGCTACACCCTTCACTCTCATCTTTGAAAGATTATCAGGCTGGTCAAAGATGAGTCCAAATCCAATGATTGGTACCCCATGGTAGATGGCTTCTTGGACTCCATTGGTTCCACCATGAGCAACAAAGGCTCTGGTCTTAGGATGACCCAGAAGATCATTCTGAGGTATCCACTCCATTATTAAAGTGTTGTTTCCCAGTGCAGATGGTTTTCTTCCTTTGTACCTCCAGATGATCTTCTGTGGAAGTTCAGCAAAAGCTTCAGCAATGGCCTCTGCCACATCATCAGGAAGTTGACCAATGAGAGTTCCCAGAGACATGACAATGACACCGTGATCACCAGAGCTCTGCACAAAGACCTCGAGATCTTGCGGAAGAGGCTTTGATGGCTTGCACTGAAAGCCACCCATGTGAACAATGTTCGGCATAGTGGGCCGTGgatattcaaaaataaaatcaacccTGTGGAGCCACAGATCAGCACCCTGAATTAAATTCTCAAATGATATCCCTGGGCCAATGAAGCGTTCACATAGTGCATTATATGGTGGAGCGATCATGAGAGCGATCTGTGTTTGAGTTACAATGTACATTAATATGTTCTTTACTCTTTTAAAAAAACTCATGCGGTCTGATAACTCCATCATTGGCAAAGGTACATAAGAAAGTGGGGATGGAGCTATGGCAAAATGACCCTCACTGAACGCCGTCCACCGGACATTGTAGACAATGGGCAGTTTAAGATAATGACCCAGTATTACACCTCCAAACTTGACTGGATCTGTAAGCATCAAATCATATTTGGCCTCCTGTAAGGCTTGAATTAACTGCTGGTCTTCAAACATGTTCACAATCATTTCACTTTCTACTTGAAagatttttaaagcatttttccACATCTCCATCTCCAAATTCAGACGAGCCCATGTGGAACCTTCCCTAATAATTTCCAGGAGTCTTGATGCAAACACCTTGACGAATTCTTCATCAAACCCTCCAGGAGCATTCACAGTTATGGATGTGTAGTGAGGTGAAAACTCTTTGACGTACCAGCTGTCTAGCATCCGGATCACTGTGATGTTGTGACCTTTGGCGTGAAGAGCCTCAATCAAGATGTTCATGTTGACCCAATGACTTCCTTCTACAGGAAAGACAAGAACATTCCCGCTCTGAATGACTGGGACAGTCATCGCCAGGAGGGTTAAGAAGATCAGATTAGGCATCAGAGAAACCTTTCTATTCATATCACCTGGAACAAAGACTATGAATTATCCATTGAAAGGTGTCTTAAAATCTGGTAAACATGATATCTACAGTATTTCTAAAAACCATTCCAGCATATTTGGCTATATTCAGGGCAAAATCAGGTTAATATACATAagttaattaatacattaatactACTGAATCTGAAGCAAATTATGTTACAGCTTACCAAAATCAGCAACAAATTCTGTTGGGTGACACTTAAGAACACATCAACTATTGTAAGAGTCACATATTACAGTTTTCGGTAGTCAACTGCGTTGTTTGCTTTCGAGTCACTCTTGCGATATTTTGATATAATTTGCATGTCTTCCTGCAAACCCTCT
This region includes:
- the LOC129444997 gene encoding UDP-glucuronosyltransferase 2C1, whose translation is MNRKVSLMPNLIFLTLLAMTVPVIQSGNVLVFPVEGSHWVNMNILIEALHAKGHNITVIRMLDSWYVKEFSPHYTSITVNAPGGFDEEFVKVFASRLLEIIREGSTWARLNLEMEMWKNALKIFQVESEMIVNMFEDQQLIQALQEAKYDLMLTDPVKFGGVILGHYLKLPIVYNVRWTAFSEGHFAIAPSPLSYVPLPMMELSDRMSFFKRVKNILMYIVTQTQIALMIAPPYNALCERFIGPGISFENLIQGADLWLHRVDFIFEYPRPTMPNIVHMGGFQCKPSKPLPQDLEVFVQSSGDHGVIVMSLGTLIGQLPDDVAEAIAEAFAELPQKIIWRYKGRKPSALGNNTLIMEWIPQNDLLGHPKTRAFVAHGGTNGVQEAIYHGVPIIGFGLIFDQPDNLSKMRVKGVAKTIDFATVDKDSFLETVKEVLYNPSYRENMQRLSRLHRDVPVKPLDSAIFWIEFVMRHKGAAHLRTDSYKMPWYSYHSVDVMLFLLSAVTLIMLTTYVLIRYLCCRICKRKTKTN